One window of Anaerolineales bacterium genomic DNA carries:
- the rplD gene encoding 50S ribosomal protein L4: MMKVDVLDLKGKKVREIELPAKLFEAPVNMDLMHQAYTRQMANARLGTHDTKVRGEVRGGGRKPWKQKGTGRARQGSRRAAQWVGGGRIHTPHPRSYELRMPKKMRQAALRSALSVKASEASIVVVDDLTIAEPKTKQVAEALGNLVGVSTALVLMPTRDQNYDLIMRTASNIESAKVLLASYLNVRDLLNFEKVVLPVKTIDALVAHLG, translated from the coding sequence ATCATGAAAGTAGATGTTCTTGATTTGAAGGGCAAGAAGGTCCGCGAGATCGAGCTTCCCGCGAAACTTTTCGAAGCCCCAGTAAATATGGATTTGATGCATCAGGCGTATACGCGCCAGATGGCGAATGCGCGCCTTGGAACGCACGATACCAAGGTCCGCGGGGAAGTTCGCGGCGGCGGCCGCAAGCCCTGGAAGCAGAAGGGAACAGGCCGCGCCCGGCAGGGTTCGAGGCGCGCGGCGCAGTGGGTCGGCGGTGGCCGCATCCATACCCCTCATCCCCGAAGCTATGAATTACGGATGCCCAAGAAGATGCGTCAGGCGGCTCTCCGCTCTGCCCTCTCAGTAAAGGCTTCCGAAGCCTCCATTGTGGTCGTGGACGATCTCACCATTGCCGAACCTAAAACAAAGCAGGTTGCAGAGGCGCTTGGCAACCTTGTCGGCGTCTCCACGGCATTGGTGTTGATGCCCACCCGCGATCAGAATTATGACCTGATAATGCGGACCGCGAGCAACATCGAGAGCGCAAAAGTGCTTCTCGCAAGTTATTTGAATGTGCGCGACCTTCTTAATTTCGAAAAAGTCGTCCTGCCCGTCAAGACGATCGATGCGCTGGTTGCGCATCTTGGATAG
- the rplW gene encoding 50S ribosomal protein L23 has protein sequence MTDLYSVLVRPLVTEKSNVQSSKMGHYVFVVRNDATRSVVKDAVETLFDVTVARVNIVNAPAKHGRRGRSRRMVIRRPAFKKAIITLAEGSKPLEIFEGVQ, from the coding sequence ATGACCGATCTTTATAGTGTCCTCGTCCGCCCGCTGGTGACCGAAAAATCAAATGTCCAATCGAGCAAGATGGGCCATTACGTCTTTGTTGTCCGCAACGATGCCACCCGCAGTGTGGTAAAGGATGCGGTCGAGACTCTCTTCGATGTCACCGTGGCGCGCGTGAATATCGTCAACGCCCCGGCGAAGCACGGCCGCCGAGGTCGTTCCCGCCGCATGGTGATCCGCCGCCCCGCTTTCAAGAAGGCGATAATCACCCTTGCCGAGGGGAGCAAACCCCTCGAGATCTTTGAAGGGGTGCAATAA
- the rplB gene encoding 50S ribosomal protein L2, translating to MAVKKYKPVTPGMRDMTGHTFEEITKSTPERSLLVIKKRSGGRNAYGRVTVRHRGGGARRYIRVVDFKREKHGVPAKVAAIEYDPNRTARLALLYYVDGDKRYIVSPLDLKVGDTIMSGPNAEIRSGNSLPISNIPVGTMIHNIEMKPGKGGQLVRSAGGAAQLLAKEGDFAQIRMPSGEVRLIHQVCYATIGQVGNLDHSNVKLGKAGRKRHLGIRPTVRGTAMSPRDHPHGGGEGRQPVGLPGPKSPWGKPTLGKKTRLNKKTDQYIVRRRSKTNR from the coding sequence ATGGCAGTCAAAAAATATAAACCGGTAACTCCCGGCATGCGCGACATGACGGGGCATACCTTTGAGGAAATTACAAAATCCACTCCGGAGCGCTCGCTGCTCGTCATCAAGAAACGCTCCGGCGGCCGTAATGCCTATGGACGTGTGACTGTCCGGCATCGCGGTGGAGGCGCCCGCCGCTATATCCGTGTCGTGGATTTCAAACGCGAGAAGCACGGCGTTCCTGCGAAGGTTGCAGCGATCGAATACGATCCCAATCGCACGGCACGCCTCGCCCTCCTTTATTACGTGGATGGTGATAAACGATACATCGTCTCGCCCCTGGACCTGAAAGTTGGCGACACGATCATGTCCGGACCCAACGCTGAAATTCGTTCCGGCAACTCGCTGCCGATCAGCAACATCCCGGTCGGTACAATGATCCATAACATCGAAATGAAACCCGGCAAAGGCGGACAACTTGTCCGTTCGGCGGGAGGCGCGGCGCAATTACTCGCAAAGGAAGGCGACTTCGCGCAGATCCGCATGCCTTCCGGCGAAGTCCGGCTCATTCATCAGGTTTGTTATGCCACGATCGGGCAGGTCGGAAATCTCGATCACAGCAATGTGAAGCTGGGCAAAGCAGGCCGCAAACGCCATCTCGGCATCCGCCCGACTGTTCGTGGAACCGCGATGAGCCCGCGCGACCATCCACACGGCGGTGGTGAGGGACGCCAGCCGGTCGGTCTCCCCGGTCCCAAATCACCGTGGGGTAAACCCACCCTTGGCAAGAAGACCCGCCTTAATAAGAAGACGGATCAGTACATCGTGCGTCGTCGCAGCAAGACGAATCGCTAG
- the rpsS gene encoding 30S ribosomal protein S19: MSRSLKKGPYVEAKLLKRIEAMNQKKEKKVIRTWSRASVIFPQMVGHTIAVHDGRRHVPIYITENMVGHRLGEFAPTRTFRGHQTAEKAAATA; encoded by the coding sequence ATGTCACGTTCATTGAAAAAGGGCCCATACGTTGAAGCGAAGCTGCTCAAGCGTATCGAGGCCATGAACCAGAAAAAAGAAAAGAAGGTGATTCGCACCTGGAGCCGCGCCTCGGTGATCTTCCCGCAGATGGTAGGACATACGATCGCGGTCCATGACGGACGCCGACATGTGCCGATCTACATTACGGAGAACATGGTCGGTCACCGTTTGGGTGAATTCGCCCCGACGCGCACATTCCGCGGGCATCAGACCGCCGAGAAAGCCGCTGCGACGGCATAA
- the rplV gene encoding 50S ribosomal protein L22, with protein sequence MTDIQAHVRFLPQSAQKVRAVIDLVRGKSAIEALEILKFVNKRAAHPVHKLVASAVANAEENFGVSRDDLFVAKITADEAPTRKWRRFGARGRFKPILRRNSHVTVVLRERGA encoded by the coding sequence ATGACGGATATTCAAGCACACGTTCGGTTTCTCCCGCAGTCCGCGCAGAAAGTCCGCGCTGTCATCGATCTGGTGCGTGGTAAAAGCGCCATCGAAGCGTTGGAGATTCTCAAATTTGTAAATAAACGCGCGGCGCATCCGGTGCATAAGCTGGTTGCTTCTGCAGTGGCGAATGCCGAGGAAAATTTCGGCGTCAGCCGCGACGATCTATTCGTCGCAAAGATTACCGCCGACGAAGCGCCGACCCGCAAGTGGAGACGATTTGGCGCACGCGGCCGGTTCAAACCGATATTGCGCCGTAATTCCCACGTGACGGTCGTTTTGCGCGAGCGCGGAGCATAG